The Dehalococcoidia bacterium genome contains a region encoding:
- a CDS encoding carbon storage regulator: MLILTRKIDQSIIIQGNITVMVLGVERDRVKLGIAAPDDVTVLREELVDAENAPQPLRPRLVARSAPAAVGNLALKPQPKRR; the protein is encoded by the coding sequence ATGCTCATCCTGACGCGCAAGATCGACCAATCGATCATCATCCAGGGCAACATCACCGTCATGGTGCTTGGCGTCGAACGCGACAGGGTGAAGCTCGGCATCGCCGCCCCCGACGACGTAACCGTGCTCCGAGAGGAGCTGGTCGATGCGGAGAACGCCCCTCAACCCCTCCGGCCCCGCCTGGTCGCCCGTTCCGCTCCTGCCGCCGTCGGCAACCTCGCCCTCAAGCCCCAGCCCAAGCGCCGCTAA